The proteins below come from a single Drosophila suzukii chromosome X, CBGP_Dsuzu_IsoJpt1.0, whole genome shotgun sequence genomic window:
- the LOC139353395 gene encoding uncharacterized protein: MDKKQIVEWLQANEILFPASATLRQLRKLALDAGCQEAADIPENTLEEEDAKIDILSQGTASEDIHIHTLEEEEALLDAAIRVAEKKKILAGLMQNNNKTTDDIRMVKQLVVPFSATENEEALKWILDFERICRDVNECKNFQLRCVRMLMKPGTDADLFVRVDRSSTYDEFKKNFIETFGHGSSTADIVLLLKETIFNPAKNTVMGYILLMEEIAMRANIDEKLTVQFIIDGFRDRSANIALLYTATTIGQLKELARKYASLSKKSHNFSHRAESSGNERNTIRCYNCSAYGHYASSCTASKREKGSCFRCGSLQHMLKDCQQKPTINPRMVGAANNQPIRDDEEGHNMFIPIVNQRH; encoded by the exons atGGACAAGAAACAAATTGTTGAGTGGCTACAAGCCAATGAAATCTTGTTCCCAGCAAGTGCAACTTTAAGGCAATTGCGCAAGCTTGCGTTGGATGCCGGTTGCCAAGAAGCGGCTGATATCCCGGAAAACACATTGGAGGAAGAAGACGCCAAAATTGATATACTAAGTCAAGGAACCGCTAGCGAAGacatacacatacacacattggaagaagaagaagcattGCTTGACGCCGCCATAAGGGTGGCTGAAAAGAAAAAGATATTGGCCGGATTGatgcaaaacaacaacaagacGACAGATGACATTAGAATGGTAAAGCAGCTCGTGGTCCCGTTTTCTGCCACTGAAAATGAGGAAGCTCTTAAGTGGATTTTGGATTTTGAGAGAATCTGCAGAGATGTTAATGAGTGTAAAAATTTTCAATTGCGCTGCGTACGAATGCTTATGAAACCGGGCACAGATGCGGACTTGTTTGTGCGTGTTGACCGATCGAGTACTTACGACGAATTTAAGAAAAACTTTATAGAAACATTTGGTCATGGCAGTTCAACTGCTGATATTGTATTGCTGTTAAAGGAAACCATTTTTAACCCTGCGAAGAACACCGTTATGGGATACATACTTCTTATGGAGGAAATTGCTATGCGTGCTAACATCGACGAAAAATTGACAGTCCAGTTCATCATTGATGGTTTTCGTGATCGTTCAGCCAATATCGCCCTATTGTACACAGCTACAACAATCGGACAATTGAAAGAGTTGGCTCGGAAGTATGCAAGTCTAAGTAAGAAGTCGCACAATTTTTCCCACCGTGCAGAAAGTTCTGGAAATGAGCGGAACACAATCCGCTGCTATAATTGTTCCGCTTATGGGCATTACGCTTCGTCGTGTACTGCGTCGAAACGCGAGAAGGGGTCCTGTTTCCGTTGTGGATCCCTCCAACATATGCTGAAGGATTGTCAACAGAAGCCTACAATTAATCCGCGGATGGTGGGCGCAGCCAACAACCAGCCGATTCGAGATGACGAAGAGGGGCACAATATGTTTATTCCGATTGTTAACCAG CGCCATTAA